The Streptomyces kanamyceticus genome window below encodes:
- a CDS encoding carbohydrate ABC transporter permease produces MSTRRTTLTSRAGLSVAVAALLVFTLFPVYWMISTALDPKASLRGSDVLPSGISFEHFTYVFEKGNFGTYLLNSALVGLATIVAAGVLSLFAAIAVARFKFRFRTSVLIMILIVQMVPLEALVIPLFIQMRDYDMLNSLLGLSVVYIALSLPFAIWTLRGFVATVPKEVEEAAYIDGASWPRMFWSVLLPLVAPGLVATSIFAFITAWNEFVFAYTFMKGSDKYTAAVGIYQFFGENSTAWGPVMASSTLVTLPVMIFFVVIHRKLGSGLAAGAVKG; encoded by the coding sequence GTGAGTACCCGCCGCACCACACTCACCTCGCGCGCCGGCCTGTCGGTCGCGGTCGCCGCGCTCCTGGTCTTCACGCTCTTCCCCGTCTACTGGATGATCTCCACGGCGCTCGACCCGAAGGCGTCCCTGCGCGGCTCGGACGTGCTGCCGAGCGGCATCAGCTTCGAGCACTTCACGTACGTCTTCGAGAAGGGCAACTTCGGTACCTACCTGCTGAATTCGGCGCTGGTGGGTCTCGCCACGATCGTCGCGGCGGGCGTGCTCTCGCTCTTCGCCGCCATCGCGGTGGCGCGCTTCAAGTTCCGCTTCCGCACCTCCGTACTGATCATGATCCTGATCGTGCAGATGGTGCCGCTCGAAGCCCTGGTCATCCCGCTCTTCATCCAGATGCGGGACTACGACATGCTCAACTCCCTGCTGGGTCTGAGCGTCGTCTACATCGCGCTCTCGCTGCCCTTCGCGATCTGGACGCTGCGCGGCTTCGTCGCCACCGTCCCCAAGGAGGTCGAGGAGGCCGCGTACATCGACGGGGCGTCCTGGCCGAGGATGTTCTGGTCGGTGCTGCTCCCGCTGGTCGCGCCGGGGCTCGTGGCCACGTCGATCTTCGCGTTCATCACGGCGTGGAACGAGTTCGTCTTCGCGTACACGTTCATGAAGGGCAGCGACAAGTACACGGCGGCCGTGGGCATTTACCAGTTCTTCGGTGAGAACTCCACGGCCTGGGGCCCGGTCATGGCCAGCTCCACGCTGGTCACGCTGCCGGTGATGATCTTCTTCGTGGTCATCCACCGCAAGCTCGGCTCCGGACTCGCCGCGGGGGCCGTCAAGGGCTGA
- a CDS encoding glutamate synthase subunit beta encodes MADPKGFLNHGREVAQTRPVGERVQDWNEVYVPGSLLPIISEQASRCMDCGIPFCHNGCPLGNLIPEWNDYAYREDWQAAQERLHATNNFPEFTGRLCPAPCEAACVLGINQPAVTIKNVEVSIIDKAWETGDVAPQAPERLSNKTVAVIGSGPAGLAAAQQLTRAGHTVAVYERADRIGGLLRYGIPEFKMEKRHINRRIEQMRAEGTKFRTGVEIGRDIDAAKLRKRYDAVVIAAGSTISRDLPVPGRDLTGIHFAMEYLPLANKVQEGDFVAPPITAEGKHVVVIGGGDTGADCVGTAHRQGAASVTQLEIMPKPGDERAAGQPWPTFPMLYKVTSAHEEGGERVYSVSTTHFEGDEDGNVQFLHLIEVEFVDGKLTQKPGTERKIPAQLVTLAMGFTGTDRENGLVDQFALELDERGNVARDADFQTNVPGVFVAGDAGRGQSLIVWAIAEGRSAARGVDRFLTGASDLPAPIRPTDRALTV; translated from the coding sequence ATGGCTGATCCCAAGGGCTTTTTGAACCACGGCCGCGAGGTCGCGCAGACCCGCCCGGTCGGCGAGCGCGTCCAGGACTGGAACGAGGTCTACGTTCCAGGCTCGCTCCTCCCGATCATCTCCGAGCAGGCCTCGCGCTGCATGGACTGCGGCATCCCGTTCTGCCACAACGGCTGTCCGCTGGGGAACCTCATCCCCGAGTGGAACGACTACGCCTACCGCGAGGACTGGCAGGCCGCGCAGGAGCGGCTGCACGCCACGAACAACTTCCCGGAGTTCACGGGCAGGCTCTGCCCGGCCCCGTGCGAGGCGGCGTGCGTGCTCGGCATCAACCAGCCCGCCGTCACCATCAAGAACGTCGAAGTCTCCATCATCGACAAGGCGTGGGAAACCGGCGACGTAGCCCCGCAGGCGCCCGAGCGCCTCTCCAACAAGACCGTCGCCGTCATCGGCTCGGGCCCGGCGGGCCTCGCCGCCGCCCAGCAGCTGACCCGGGCGGGCCACACGGTCGCCGTCTACGAGCGCGCCGACCGCATCGGCGGCCTGCTGCGCTACGGCATCCCCGAGTTCAAGATGGAGAAGCGGCACATCAACCGCCGCATCGAGCAGATGCGCGCGGAGGGCACCAAGTTCCGTACGGGCGTGGAGATCGGCCGCGACATCGACGCGGCCAAGCTGCGCAAGCGCTACGACGCCGTGGTCATCGCCGCGGGCTCGACCATCTCCCGCGACCTGCCGGTGCCGGGCCGCGACCTGACCGGCATCCACTTCGCCATGGAGTACCTGCCGCTCGCCAACAAGGTGCAGGAGGGCGACTTCGTGGCGCCCCCCATCACCGCCGAGGGCAAGCACGTCGTCGTCATCGGCGGCGGCGACACGGGCGCGGACTGCGTGGGCACCGCCCACCGCCAGGGCGCGGCCTCCGTGACGCAGCTGGAGATCATGCCGAAGCCGGGCGACGAGCGGGCCGCCGGCCAGCCCTGGCCGACCTTCCCGATGCTCTACAAGGTGACCTCCGCGCACGAGGAGGGCGGCGAGCGGGTCTACTCCGTCTCGACCACGCACTTCGAGGGCGACGAGGACGGCAACGTCCAGTTCCTGCACCTGATCGAGGTGGAGTTCGTCGACGGCAAGCTGACCCAGAAGCCGGGCACGGAGCGCAAGATCCCCGCCCAGCTGGTCACGCTGGCGATGGGCTTCACCGGCACCGACCGCGAGAACGGTCTGGTGGACCAGTTCGCCCTGGAGCTCGACGAGCGCGGCAACGTGGCGCGCGACGCCGATTTCCAGACGAACGTGCCCGGTGTCTTCGTGGCCGGTGACGCGGGCCGCGGCCAGTCGCTCATCGTGTGGGCGATCGCCGAGGGCCGCTCGGCGGCGCGTGGCGTGGACCGCTTCCTCACCGGTGCGAGTGATCTTCCGGCCCCGATCCGCCCGACGGACCGTGCCCTGACGGTCTAG
- the gltB gene encoding glutamate synthase large subunit, translated as MRTHAWSPMDGRPAPQGMYDPRNEHDACGVGFVATLTGVASHELVEQALTVLRNLEHRGATGSEPDSGDGAGILLQVPDAFLREVAGFHLPDAGAYAVGIAFLPVDTAGTTDAAVSQIETIASEEGLTVLGWRDVPVAPELLGATARSTMPVFRQIFVADGDTTGLDLDRKAFVLRKRAEREAGTYFPSLSSRTIVYKGMLTTGQLEPFFPDLSDRRFATAVALVHSRFSTNTFPSWPLAHPYRFVAHNGEINTVKGNRNWMRARESQLASELFGAERIDRIFPICTPDASDSASFDEVLELLHLGGRSLPHSVLMMIPEAWENHASMEPARRAFYQYHSAMMEPWDGPACVTFTDGTQVGAVLDRNGLRPGRYWVTDDGLVVLGSEVGVLDIDPAKVVRKGRLQPGRMFLVDTAEHRIVEDDEIKAALAAENPYQEWLEAGEIELSDLPEREHIVHTHASVTRRQQTFGYTEEELRVILAPMAKTGGEPLGSMGTDTPIAALSARPRLIFDYFTQLFAQVTNPPLDAIREELVTSLHSSLGPQGNLLDPTAASCRSVTLPFPVIDNDELAKLIHINADGDMPGMKAATLSGLYRVVGGGDALAARIDEICSETDAAIEAGARLIVLSDRHSDAEHAPIPSLLLTAAVHHHLIRTKQRTEVGLLVEAGDVREVHHVALLIGYGAAAVNPYLAMESVEDLVRAGTFLPGIEPEQAIRNLIYALGKGVLKVMSKMGISTVASYRGAQVFEAVGLDASFVERYFSGTTTKIGGAGLDVVAKEVAARHAKAYPASGIPSAHRALDIGGEYQWRREGEPHLFDPDTVFRLQHSTRSRRYDIFKQYTGRVNEQSERLMTLRGLFGFKSADRKPISIDEVEPVAEIVKRFSTGAMSYGSISREAHETLAIAMNQLGGKSNTGEGGEDADRLYDPARRSSIKQVASGRFGVTSEYLVNADDIQIKMAQGAKPGEGGQLPGHKVYPWVAKTRHSTPGVGLISPPPHHDIYSIEDLAQLIHDLKNANPQARIHVKLVSEVGVGTVAAGVSKAHADVVLISGHDGGTGASPLTSLKHAGGPWELGLAETQQTLLLNGLRDRIVVQTDGQLKTGRDVIIAALLGAEEFGFATAPLVVSGCVMMRVCHLDTCPVGIATQNPALRERFSGKAEYIVNFFEFIAEEVRELLAELGFRSIEEAVGHAELLDTEKAVSHWKAQGLDLAPLFHVPALPAGAVRHQITVQDHGLAKALDNELIKLAADALAASSATDAHPVRAQVAIRNINRTVGTMLGHEVTKKFGGAGLPDDTIDITFTGSAGQSFGAFVPRGVTLRLEGDANDYVGKGLSGGRIVVRPDRGADHLAEYSTIAGNTIAYGATGGELFLRGRTGERFCVRNSGATVVSEGVGDHGCEYMTGGHAVVLGETGRNFAAGMSGGVAYVIDLDRDNVNAGNLAAVEPLDESDKQWLHDAVRRHQEETGSTVAEKLLAEWAVSVDRFSKIIPSTYKAVLAAKDAAERAGLSESEITEKMMEAATNG; from the coding sequence ATGCGTACCCACGCCTGGTCGCCCATGGACGGTCGCCCCGCCCCCCAGGGGATGTACGACCCCCGTAACGAACACGACGCCTGCGGTGTCGGGTTCGTGGCCACCCTCACCGGTGTTGCCAGCCATGAGCTGGTCGAACAGGCGCTGACGGTACTGCGCAACCTCGAGCACCGCGGCGCCACCGGGTCCGAGCCGGACTCCGGCGACGGCGCGGGCATCCTGCTCCAGGTGCCGGACGCCTTCCTGCGCGAGGTGGCTGGATTCCACCTCCCCGATGCCGGCGCCTACGCCGTCGGCATCGCCTTCCTGCCGGTGGACACCGCGGGCACCACCGATGCCGCCGTCTCACAGATCGAGACGATCGCCTCCGAAGAGGGCCTGACCGTCCTCGGCTGGCGCGACGTCCCCGTCGCCCCCGAGCTGCTCGGCGCCACCGCCCGCTCGACGATGCCCGTCTTCCGGCAGATCTTCGTCGCCGACGGTGACACCACGGGCCTCGATCTCGACCGCAAGGCGTTCGTGCTGCGCAAGCGCGCCGAGCGCGAGGCGGGGACCTACTTCCCCTCGCTCTCCTCCCGCACGATCGTCTACAAGGGCATGCTGACCACCGGCCAGCTGGAGCCCTTCTTCCCCGACCTCTCCGACCGCCGCTTCGCCACGGCCGTCGCCCTGGTCCACTCCCGCTTCTCGACGAACACGTTCCCGAGCTGGCCGCTCGCGCACCCCTACCGCTTCGTCGCGCACAACGGCGAGATCAACACCGTCAAGGGCAACCGCAACTGGATGCGCGCCCGTGAGTCGCAGCTCGCCTCGGAGCTCTTCGGCGCGGAGCGGATCGACCGGATCTTCCCGATCTGCACGCCCGACGCCTCCGACTCCGCGTCCTTCGACGAGGTGCTCGAACTCCTGCACCTGGGCGGACGTTCGCTGCCGCACAGCGTCCTGATGATGATCCCGGAGGCCTGGGAGAACCACGCCTCCATGGAGCCCGCGCGGCGCGCCTTCTACCAGTACCACTCCGCGATGATGGAGCCCTGGGACGGCCCGGCGTGCGTGACGTTCACCGACGGTACGCAGGTGGGCGCCGTTCTCGACCGCAACGGCCTGCGCCCGGGACGCTACTGGGTCACCGACGACGGCCTCGTCGTCCTCGGCTCCGAGGTCGGCGTCCTGGACATCGACCCGGCCAAGGTCGTCCGCAAGGGCCGCCTGCAGCCCGGCCGCATGTTCCTCGTCGACACCGCCGAGCACCGCATCGTCGAGGACGACGAGATCAAGGCCGCCCTCGCCGCCGAGAACCCGTACCAGGAGTGGCTGGAAGCGGGCGAGATCGAGCTCTCCGACCTGCCCGAGCGCGAGCACATCGTGCACACGCACGCCTCCGTCACGCGCCGCCAGCAGACCTTCGGCTACACCGAGGAAGAGCTGCGCGTCATCCTCGCGCCGATGGCCAAGACCGGTGGTGAGCCGCTCGGCTCCATGGGCACGGACACCCCGATCGCCGCCCTCTCCGCGCGCCCGCGGCTGATCTTCGACTACTTCACGCAGCTCTTCGCGCAGGTCACCAACCCGCCGCTCGACGCCATCCGCGAGGAGCTCGTCACCTCGCTGCACTCCTCGCTCGGCCCGCAGGGCAACCTGCTCGACCCGACCGCGGCGTCCTGTCGAAGCGTCACCCTGCCCTTCCCGGTGATCGACAACGACGAGCTCGCCAAGCTCATCCACATCAACGCCGACGGCGACATGCCCGGCATGAAGGCCGCGACGCTCTCCGGCCTCTACCGCGTCGTCGGCGGCGGCGACGCGCTCGCCGCCCGCATCGACGAGATCTGCTCCGAGACCGACGCCGCCATAGAGGCGGGCGCACGCCTCATCGTGCTCTCCGACCGGCACTCCGACGCCGAGCACGCGCCGATCCCCTCGCTGCTGCTCACCGCGGCCGTCCACCACCACCTCATCCGTACGAAGCAGCGCACCGAGGTGGGTCTGCTCGTCGAGGCGGGCGACGTGCGCGAGGTCCACCACGTGGCCCTCCTCATCGGCTACGGCGCGGCCGCCGTCAACCCCTACCTCGCGATGGAGTCCGTCGAGGACCTCGTCCGCGCGGGCACCTTCCTGCCCGGCATCGAGCCCGAGCAGGCCATCCGCAACCTGATCTACGCCCTCGGCAAGGGCGTCCTCAAGGTCATGTCCAAGATGGGCATCTCCACGGTCGCCTCCTACCGCGGCGCCCAGGTCTTCGAGGCCGTCGGCCTCGACGCGTCCTTCGTGGAGCGGTACTTCAGCGGCACCACGACGAAGATCGGCGGCGCAGGGCTCGACGTCGTCGCCAAGGAGGTCGCCGCCCGGCACGCCAAGGCGTACCCGGCGTCCGGCATCCCCTCGGCGCACCGCGCCCTGGACATCGGCGGCGAGTACCAGTGGCGCCGCGAGGGCGAGCCGCACCTGTTCGACCCGGACACGGTCTTCCGCCTCCAGCACTCCACGCGCAGCCGCCGCTACGACATCTTCAAGCAGTACACGGGCCGCGTGAACGAGCAGTCCGAGCGCCTGATGACGCTGCGCGGCCTGTTCGGCTTCAAGTCGGCGGACCGCAAGCCGATCTCGATCGACGAGGTCGAGCCGGTCGCCGAGATCGTCAAGCGGTTCTCGACCGGCGCCATGTCGTACGGCTCGATCTCCCGCGAGGCGCACGAGACGCTCGCCATCGCCATGAACCAGCTGGGCGGCAAGTCCAACACCGGTGAGGGCGGCGAGGACGCGGACCGGCTCTACGACCCGGCCCGCCGGTCCAGCATCAAGCAGGTCGCCTCCGGCCGCTTCGGCGTGACCAGCGAGTACCTCGTCAACGCCGACGACATCCAGATCAAGATGGCGCAGGGCGCCAAGCCCGGCGAGGGCGGCCAGTTGCCCGGGCACAAGGTCTACCCGTGGGTCGCCAAGACGCGTCACTCGACGCCCGGCGTCGGTCTCATCTCGCCGCCGCCGCACCACGACATCTACTCCATCGAGGACCTGGCCCAGCTGATCCACGACCTGAAGAACGCGAACCCGCAGGCGCGGATCCACGTGAAGCTGGTCTCCGAGGTCGGCGTCGGCACGGTCGCCGCGGGCGTCTCCAAGGCGCACGCCGACGTCGTGCTCATCTCCGGCCACGACGGCGGTACGGGTGCCTCGCCGCTCACCTCGCTCAAGCACGCGGGCGGCCCCTGGGAGCTCGGCCTCGCCGAGACCCAGCAGACCCTGCTGCTCAACGGCCTGCGCGACCGCATCGTCGTGCAGACCGACGGCCAGCTGAAGACCGGGCGCGACGTCATCATCGCCGCGCTGCTCGGCGCCGAGGAGTTCGGCTTCGCCACCGCGCCGCTCGTCGTCTCCGGCTGCGTCATGATGCGCGTCTGCCACCTGGACACCTGCCCGGTCGGCATCGCCACGCAGAACCCGGCCCTTCGCGAGCGCTTCTCCGGCAAGGCCGAGTACATCGTCAACTTCTTCGAGTTCATCGCCGAAGAGGTCCGTGAGCTCCTCGCCGAGCTCGGCTTCCGCTCCATCGAGGAGGCCGTCGGTCACGCCGAGCTGCTCGACACGGAGAAGGCCGTCAGCCACTGGAAGGCGCAGGGCCTCGACCTGGCGCCGCTGTTCCACGTGCCCGCGCTGCCCGCGGGCGCCGTCCGGCACCAGATCACGGTCCAGGACCACGGCCTGGCCAAGGCGCTCGACAACGAGCTGATCAAGCTCGCCGCCGACGCGCTCGCCGCGTCCAGCGCGACGGACGCGCACCCGGTGCGCGCCCAGGTCGCCATCCGCAACATCAACCGCACGGTCGGCACGATGCTCGGCCACGAGGTGACGAAGAAGTTCGGCGGCGCGGGCCTGCCGGACGACACCATCGACATCACCTTCACCGGCTCCGCGGGCCAGTCCTTCGGCGCGTTCGTGCCGCGCGGTGTGACGCTGCGCCTGGAGGGCGACGCCAACGACTACGTGGGCAAGGGCCTTTCGGGCGGCCGCATCGTGGTCCGTCCCGACCGGGGCGCCGACCACCTCGCCGAGTACTCGACGATCGCGGGCAACACCATCGCGTACGGCGCGACCGGCGGCGAGCTGTTCCTGCGCGGCCGCACCGGCGAGCGCTTCTGCGTCCGCAACTCCGGCGCGACCGTCGTCTCCGAGGGCGTGGGCGACCACGGCTGCGAGTACATGACGGGCGGCCACGCGGTGGTCCTCGGTGAGACGGGCCGCAACTTCGCGGCCGGCATGTCGGGCGGCGTCGCGTACGTGATCGACCTCGACCGCGACAACGTCAACGCCGGGAACCTGGCGGCCGTCGAACCTCTCGACGAGAGCGACAAGCAGTGGCTGCACGACGCCGTGCGCCGCCACCAGGAGGAGACGGGCTCGACCGTCGCCGAGAAGCTGCTCGCCGAGTGGGCCGTGTCCGTGGACCGCTTCAGCAAGATCATCCCCAGCACGTACAAGGCAGTGCTCGCCGCCAAGGACGCCGCCGAGCGAGCCGGACTCTCCGAGTCCGAGATCACCGAGAAGATGATGGAGGCGGCGACCAATGGCTGA
- a CDS encoding carbohydrate ABC transporter permease yields the protein MKETLVDGGPEAPARRGPPKSDGGAESARRRKKLVTVTRPWLLLAPSLLVLAGLLLWPLIQVGKLSMQDYEVKFGGGVGTFTGFDHYTDLLSSGLLWKTVLPNTVFFAIACVGLTVALGTLVALLLNRLGHFWRLICSIAILAAWAMPAVTGTYVWIWLFQPQDGMVSQIAGSLGLIDPETTNWFTERGPFYAIATLNVIHHGFPFVAITVLAGLMTIPKELYEAGELDGANAWQRFWNITVPTIKPVFLVVTILSTIWDFKVFTQIYLQPGGDGSNEDVYNLGVFSYIQAFAKNDYGTGAAAAVLLTVLLLLITVVYIRTLFRQGEEDL from the coding sequence GTGAAAGAGACGCTCGTCGACGGTGGGCCGGAAGCTCCGGCCCGCCGTGGCCCCCCGAAGTCCGACGGCGGCGCAGAGTCGGCCCGCCGCCGCAAGAAGCTCGTCACCGTCACCCGCCCCTGGCTCCTCCTCGCACCCTCCCTGCTGGTCCTCGCGGGCCTGCTGCTCTGGCCGCTGATCCAGGTCGGCAAGCTCTCGATGCAGGACTACGAGGTGAAGTTCGGCGGCGGCGTCGGGACGTTCACCGGCTTCGACCACTACACCGATCTGCTCTCCAGCGGCCTGCTGTGGAAGACGGTCCTGCCCAACACCGTCTTCTTCGCCATCGCCTGCGTCGGCCTCACCGTCGCGCTCGGCACGCTCGTCGCGCTGCTCCTCAACCGCCTGGGCCACTTCTGGCGGCTCATCTGCTCGATCGCGATCCTCGCCGCCTGGGCGATGCCCGCGGTGACCGGGACGTACGTCTGGATCTGGCTCTTCCAGCCGCAGGACGGCATGGTCAGCCAGATCGCCGGATCGCTCGGCCTGATCGACCCGGAGACCACCAACTGGTTCACCGAGCGCGGTCCGTTCTACGCGATCGCGACCCTGAACGTGATCCACCACGGCTTCCCGTTCGTCGCCATCACCGTCCTCGCGGGGCTCATGACGATCCCCAAGGAGCTGTACGAGGCAGGGGAGTTGGACGGCGCCAACGCCTGGCAGCGGTTCTGGAACATCACGGTGCCGACGATCAAGCCCGTCTTCCTCGTGGTGACCATCCTCTCCACCATCTGGGACTTCAAGGTCTTCACCCAGATCTATCTGCAACCCGGCGGCGACGGCTCCAACGAGGACGTCTACAACCTCGGCGTCTTCTCCTACATCCAGGCCTTCGCCAAGAACGACTACGGCACGGGCGCCGCGGCCGCGGTGCTGCTCACCGTGCTGCTCCTGCTCATCACCGTCGTCTACATCCGCACGCTGTTCCGCCAGGGGGAGGAGGACCTGTGA
- a CDS encoding vWA domain-containing protein translates to MESAISLRKVEDSAPALVSLYKSAGVSLRKHGLAGARAAVYLVVDYSGSMRPYYQDGSVQALADRVLGLSAHLDDDGSVPTVFFSTDVDAVTEIALGDHHGRIDEIVAGLGHMGKTSYHLAMDAVIDHYVDSGSTAPALVIFQTDGGPINKLAAERYLCKAARLPLFWQFIGFGDPTSKQFDYLRKLDELAVPTKRPVDNAGFFHAGNDPLKVPDDQLYDQLVGEFPEWLKAARANGIVG, encoded by the coding sequence ATGGAATCTGCGATCAGTCTGCGCAAGGTGGAGGACTCGGCGCCCGCGCTGGTCAGCCTGTACAAGAGCGCCGGGGTGTCGCTGCGCAAGCACGGTCTGGCGGGCGCGCGGGCGGCGGTCTATCTCGTCGTCGACTACTCCGGGTCCATGCGCCCGTACTACCAGGACGGCAGCGTGCAGGCGCTCGCCGACCGCGTGCTCGGCCTGTCCGCGCACCTGGACGACGACGGGAGTGTGCCCACCGTCTTCTTCTCCACGGACGTCGACGCGGTGACGGAGATCGCGCTCGGCGACCACCACGGCCGGATCGACGAGATCGTCGCCGGGCTCGGGCACATGGGCAAGACCAGCTACCACCTGGCGATGGACGCCGTCATCGACCACTACGTAGACAGCGGTTCCACCGCGCCCGCCCTGGTGATCTTCCAGACCGACGGCGGCCCCATCAACAAGCTCGCCGCCGAGCGCTATCTGTGCAAGGCGGCGAGGCTGCCCCTGTTCTGGCAGTTCATCGGCTTCGGTGACCCGACGAGCAAGCAGTTCGACTATCTCCGCAAGCTCGACGAACTCGCCGTGCCCACCAAGCGCCCCGTCGACAACGCGGGCTTCTTCCACGCGGGGAACGACCCCCTGAAGGTGCCGGACGACCAGTTGTACGACCAGCTGGTGGGGGAGTTCCCCGAGTGGCTCAAGGCGGCGCGGGCGAACGGGATAGTGGGCTGA
- a CDS encoding SDR family NAD(P)-dependent oxidoreductase, whose product MDSRGISYGLAGRTVLITGAGRGQGAAEARLFAEAGARVVVTDVREEEGREVAESLGEQGLFVRHDVTDAASWAATVAGALDAFGRLDVLVNNAALWRTASVEDETYENFEALLRVNLLGPFLGVQAVLPALKEAGGGSVVNVSSTAGLVGIPGHAAYGSTKFGLRGLTRSSALDLAKYRVRVNSVHPGAVDTPMVAAASAGRDWSHLPLGRMGRPEEVGELVLFLASDASSYVTGAEFTVDGGSTTG is encoded by the coding sequence ATGGACTCCCGGGGAATCTCGTACGGCCTGGCGGGCAGGACGGTCCTGATCACCGGCGCGGGGCGCGGCCAAGGGGCGGCGGAGGCCCGGCTGTTCGCCGAGGCGGGGGCCAGGGTCGTGGTCACCGATGTGCGCGAGGAGGAGGGCAGGGAGGTCGCCGAGTCGCTTGGGGAGCAAGGTCTTTTCGTACGTCATGACGTCACGGACGCGGCGAGCTGGGCGGCGACCGTGGCGGGTGCCCTGGATGCCTTCGGGCGGCTCGACGTCCTGGTGAACAACGCCGCGCTGTGGCGCACGGCGTCCGTCGAGGACGAGACGTACGAGAATTTCGAGGCCCTGCTCCGGGTCAATCTGCTCGGGCCGTTCCTCGGCGTCCAGGCGGTGCTGCCCGCGCTGAAGGAGGCGGGCGGCGGCTCGGTCGTCAATGTCTCCTCGACGGCCGGTCTCGTCGGCATTCCGGGCCACGCGGCGTACGGATCGACGAAGTTCGGTCTGCGGGGTCTCACCCGGTCATCGGCGCTCGATCTGGCGAAGTACCGGGTCCGGGTCAACTCGGTTCACCCGGGGGCGGTCGACACCCCGATGGTCGCCGCGGCCTCCGCCGGGCGGGACTGGTCGCATCTGCCGCTGGGCAGGATGGGCCGCCCGGAGGAGGTCGGCGAGCTGGTGCTGTTCCTGGCGTCGGACGCGTCGTCGTACGTCACGGGTGCGGAGTTCACCGTGGACGGCGGCTCGACGACGGGGTGA
- a CDS encoding sugar ABC transporter substrate-binding protein, which yields MNRRVIAAGCIAMSLGLTATACGGDDGDEGGKATDGKGKTLTVWIMEGTNPDARPFFKEAGAAFEKKTGAKIHVEYQQWATAQKKFTTAIEGGEDQVPDVAEVGTTWVPQFAETGGLVDVTDKVKKSGLDNDLVEGLKDAGTLDGKQYGMPWYAGVRSIVYRKDIFEKHNLKAPTTWKELEATAKTLKEKEPKMVSFPVAGGAEMFAAPFIWGAGGELATESGGTWKSGVNSPEAIKGIEYYTGLATKDKVSPAKVNTWTEKEVGDAWNKGEIAMSVGGNWTPKAIVDANKDLKGKLGAVPIPGENGGMSKSFLGGSYLSTFNTDKKDLAWEFVKLLTTGEFAAKWAEQTNYFPGQNSELKKIEAKKDPLVEPFAKQMLEAGATVPKTKAYGEIQASKVIPGMVQSILTGKSSVKEAADKAAKDMDAIFAKDK from the coding sequence ATGAATCGACGTGTCATCGCCGCTGGTTGTATCGCCATGAGTCTCGGACTGACCGCCACGGCGTGCGGTGGGGATGACGGCGACGAGGGCGGCAAGGCTACCGACGGCAAGGGCAAGACCCTCACCGTATGGATCATGGAGGGGACCAACCCCGACGCGCGGCCGTTCTTCAAGGAGGCCGGGGCGGCCTTCGAGAAGAAGACCGGCGCGAAGATCCACGTCGAGTACCAGCAGTGGGCCACCGCGCAGAAGAAGTTCACGACCGCCATCGAGGGCGGCGAGGACCAGGTGCCCGACGTGGCCGAGGTCGGTACGACCTGGGTGCCGCAGTTCGCCGAGACCGGCGGGCTCGTCGACGTCACGGACAAGGTCAAGAAGTCCGGCCTGGACAACGACCTCGTCGAGGGACTCAAGGACGCGGGCACGCTCGACGGCAAGCAGTACGGCATGCCGTGGTACGCGGGCGTCCGCTCGATCGTCTACCGCAAGGACATCTTCGAGAAGCACAACCTGAAGGCCCCGACCACGTGGAAGGAGCTCGAGGCGACCGCCAAGACGCTCAAGGAGAAGGAGCCGAAGATGGTCTCCTTCCCGGTGGCGGGCGGTGCCGAGATGTTCGCGGCCCCCTTCATCTGGGGCGCGGGCGGTGAGCTCGCCACCGAGTCCGGCGGCACGTGGAAGTCCGGCGTCAACTCGCCCGAGGCCATCAAGGGCATCGAGTACTACACGGGCCTCGCCACCAAGGACAAGGTCTCTCCCGCCAAGGTCAACACCTGGACGGAGAAGGAGGTCGGCGACGCCTGGAACAAGGGCGAGATCGCGATGTCGGTCGGCGGCAACTGGACCCCGAAGGCCATCGTCGACGCCAACAAGGACCTCAAGGGCAAGCTCGGCGCCGTCCCGATCCCGGGTGAGAACGGCGGCATGAGCAAGTCCTTCCTCGGCGGCTCCTACCTGTCCACGTTCAACACGGACAAGAAGGACCTCGCCTGGGAGTTCGTGAAGCTGCTCACCACCGGCGAGTTCGCCGCCAAGTGGGCCGAGCAGACCAACTACTTCCCCGGCCAGAACTCCGAGCTGAAGAAGATCGAGGCCAAGAAGGACCCGCTGGTCGAGCCGTTCGCCAAGCAGATGCTGGAGGCGGGCGCGACCGTCCCGAAGACCAAGGCGTACGGCGAGATCCAGGCCTCCAAGGTCATCCCCGGCATGGTCCAGTCGATCCTCACCGGCAAGTCGTCCGTCAAGGAAGCGGCGGACAAGGCGGCCAAGGACATGGACGCGATCTTCGCCAAGGACAAGTAG